From one Micromonospora siamensis genomic stretch:
- a CDS encoding NAD-dependent epimerase/dehydratase family protein — translation MTRVAVTGGSGKLGRAVVDELLDHGYEVVNLDLAPPAQPRCPFTRIDLGDYGQVLEALTGIDSRYDHVDAVVHLAAVPGPGVTGNAATFTHNITATHHVFAAARAAGIHNVVWASSETLLGLPFDESPPPYVPVDEEYPARPETSYALAKHLEEQMVAQFCRWEPRLKAIGLRFSNVMEPADYADFPGYDADPRLRAWNMWGYIDARDGAQAVRRALEHQATGMDVFVIANADTVMSRPSGELVAEYFPDVPVRRAVTGTGTLLSIDKARRVLGYEPRHGWRNG, via the coding sequence ATGACCCGCGTCGCGGTCACCGGTGGCAGTGGCAAGCTCGGCCGTGCCGTCGTCGACGAACTGCTCGACCACGGCTACGAGGTGGTGAACCTCGATCTCGCGCCGCCGGCGCAGCCCCGCTGCCCGTTCACCCGGATCGACCTGGGTGACTACGGCCAGGTGCTGGAGGCGTTGACCGGCATCGACAGCCGGTACGACCACGTGGACGCCGTGGTGCACCTGGCGGCCGTCCCGGGGCCCGGGGTGACCGGCAACGCCGCCACCTTCACCCACAACATCACCGCCACCCACCACGTCTTCGCCGCCGCCCGCGCCGCCGGCATCCACAACGTGGTCTGGGCGTCCAGCGAGACGCTGCTCGGCCTGCCCTTCGACGAGAGCCCGCCGCCGTACGTGCCGGTCGACGAGGAGTACCCGGCCCGGCCGGAGACCTCCTACGCCCTGGCCAAGCACCTGGAGGAGCAGATGGTGGCCCAGTTCTGCCGCTGGGAGCCGCGGCTCAAGGCGATCGGGCTGCGCTTCTCCAACGTGATGGAGCCGGCCGACTACGCCGACTTCCCCGGCTACGACGCGGACCCGCGGCTGCGCGCCTGGAACATGTGGGGTTACATCGACGCCCGCGACGGCGCCCAGGCCGTGCGCCGCGCCCTGGAGCACCAGGCCACCGGGATGGACGTCTTCGTCATCGCCAACGCCGACACGGTGATGAGCCGGCCGAGCGGGGAGCTGGTCGCCGAGTACTTCCCCGACGTGCCGGTCCGCCGGGCCGTCACCGGCACCGGCACGCTGCTCAGCATCGACAAGGCCCGCCGGGTACTGGGCTACGAGCCCCGGCACGGCTGGCGCAACGGCTGA
- a CDS encoding GlsB/YeaQ/YmgE family stress response membrane protein gives MEITGIFTAIIIGLIIGALGRLVVPGKQNIPIWLTLLIGVVAAILGTLVAAAFGVAETAGIDWIELLLQVLFAAAGVWLAAGAYGRRRH, from the coding sequence GTGGAAATCACCGGCATCTTCACCGCCATCATCATCGGTCTGATCATCGGCGCGCTGGGCCGGCTGGTGGTGCCGGGCAAGCAGAACATCCCGATCTGGCTCACCCTGCTGATCGGTGTGGTCGCCGCGATCCTCGGCACGTTGGTCGCCGCCGCGTTCGGCGTGGCCGAAACCGCGGGCATCGACTGGATCGAGCTGCTCCTGCAGGTGCTCTTCGCCGCCGCCGGCGTGTGGCTGGCCGCCGGGGCGTACGGCCGCCGTCGCCACTGA
- a CDS encoding Acg family FMN-binding oxidoreductase, producing MTQPSTWTDQPPLVRVLEAAARQSLYAPSVFNTQPWRWRVTAGSLELRADPGRQLTVTDPDGRLLTLSCGAALHHARVSLAAAGWTVCVERFPDRSDPALLARLTPAGPVPLDLAAARLVEAIPRRRTDRRAYGDRPVSRELLARLRATVEDEGAFLHVVRLDQMPMLAVSTARAAAAELADPGYRGELHEWTHRPDGSGDGVPTATAVRPAPRRVPVRDHAPGEAAGLSPGADFDRGAAYVLLFGDRDDAVGWLRGGEALSALLLSATAEGLSTAPISDAIELAWPRRVMRDLLAGVGEPYLVVRLGYGQPAADLPAVPRRSGAEVIEFGDGPTTTP from the coding sequence ATGACGCAGCCGTCGACCTGGACCGACCAGCCGCCGCTGGTACGGGTGCTGGAGGCCGCCGCCCGCCAGTCCCTGTACGCCCCGTCGGTGTTCAACACCCAGCCGTGGCGATGGCGGGTCACCGCCGGTTCGCTGGAGCTGCGTGCCGACCCGGGGCGCCAGCTCACCGTCACCGACCCGGACGGCCGGCTGCTCACCCTCAGCTGCGGCGCCGCACTGCACCACGCCCGGGTCTCGCTGGCCGCCGCCGGCTGGACGGTCTGCGTGGAGCGCTTCCCGGATCGCTCGGACCCGGCGCTGCTGGCCCGGCTCACGCCGGCCGGCCCGGTGCCGCTGGACCTGGCCGCCGCGCGGCTGGTCGAGGCGATCCCCCGCCGGCGCACCGACCGCCGGGCGTACGGCGACCGCCCGGTGTCCCGGGAACTGCTGGCCCGGCTGCGGGCGACGGTGGAGGACGAGGGCGCCTTCCTGCACGTGGTGCGGCTGGACCAGATGCCGATGCTGGCCGTCTCCACCGCCCGGGCGGCCGCCGCCGAGCTGGCCGACCCGGGTTACCGGGGTGAGCTGCACGAGTGGACGCACCGGCCGGACGGCAGCGGGGACGGGGTGCCGACGGCCACGGCGGTCCGCCCGGCGCCGCGTCGGGTGCCGGTCCGGGACCACGCACCGGGCGAGGCGGCCGGGCTGAGCCCGGGCGCCGACTTCGACCGCGGGGCCGCGTACGTGCTGCTCTTCGGGGACCGGGACGACGCGGTGGGTTGGCTGCGCGGCGGCGAGGCGCTCTCCGCGCTGCTGCTCTCGGCCACCGCCGAGGGCCTGTCGACCGCCCCGATCAGCGACGCCATCGAGCTGGCCTGGCCGCGCCGGGTGATGCGCGACCTGCTGGCCGGGGTGGGCGAGCCGTACCTGGTGGTGCGGCTGGGTTACGGCCAGCCGGCGGCCGACCTGCCGGCCGTGCCGCGCCGGTCGGGGGCCGAGGTCATCGAGTTCGGTGACGGTCCCACGACGACGCCATGA